A genomic region of Runella rosea contains the following coding sequences:
- the rfaD gene encoding ADP-glyceromanno-heptose 6-epimerase, producing the protein MIIVTGAAGFIGSCLISKLNEENFNFIIAVDDFSKIEKSHNLDGKKIQERVERESFFEWLDQNYYDVEFIFHIGARTDTTEFDYAVFDELNVRYSQQIWQKCIDYQIPLVYASSAATYGLGELGYDDNELLIPKLKPLNPYGESKNDFDNWALQQEKKPFFWAGLKFFNVYGPNEYHKGRMASVIFHAYHQIKDTKQMRLFKSHHPDFKDGEQMRDFVYVKDVVEVCSFLMHHRRNSGIYNLGSGKARTFVDLATNTFEAMGLEPQINFVDTPADIRDKYQYFTQANMNKLRSIGYTKPFHTLEEGVKDYVQNYLMVDKYY; encoded by the coding sequence ATGATTATTGTCACGGGGGCTGCGGGCTTTATCGGAAGCTGTCTTATCAGTAAGCTCAACGAAGAAAACTTCAATTTTATAATTGCAGTTGATGATTTTTCGAAGATTGAAAAGTCGCACAATTTAGACGGAAAAAAGATTCAGGAACGGGTCGAACGCGAGTCGTTTTTTGAATGGCTAGACCAAAATTACTACGATGTAGAGTTCATTTTTCACATTGGAGCCCGCACAGATACCACCGAATTTGACTATGCGGTTTTTGACGAATTGAACGTACGCTATTCGCAGCAGATTTGGCAAAAGTGCATTGATTATCAAATCCCGCTCGTGTATGCCTCTTCGGCGGCTACGTATGGTTTGGGTGAGTTGGGCTACGACGACAATGAGTTGCTGATTCCCAAATTGAAGCCGCTCAATCCTTATGGAGAGTCAAAAAATGACTTCGATAATTGGGCGTTGCAGCAAGAAAAGAAGCCTTTTTTCTGGGCAGGGTTGAAGTTTTTTAACGTATACGGGCCGAATGAATACCACAAAGGCCGAATGGCTTCGGTTATTTTTCACGCGTATCACCAAATCAAGGATACCAAACAGATGCGTTTGTTCAAATCCCATCATCCTGATTTTAAGGATGGAGAGCAAATGCGGGATTTTGTGTACGTAAAAGACGTGGTAGAGGTTTGTTCGTTTTTGATGCACCATCGTCGCAACTCTGGTATCTATAATCTGGGAAGCGGAAAAGCGCGGACGTTTGTAGACCTAGCGACCAATACCTTTGAGGCAATGGGCTTAGAACCCCAGATTAATTTTGTGGATACCCCCGCCGATATCCGCGACAAATACCAGTATTTTACCCAAGCCAACATGAACAAACTTCGTTCTATTGGCTACACAAAGCCTTTCCATACCCTTGAAGAAGGTGTGAAAGACTACGTTCAGAATTATTTGATGGTTGATAAATATTATTAA
- a CDS encoding 6-pyruvoyl trahydropterin synthase family protein: MVYVTRKEHFNAAHRVYNPSWSDEKNTEVFGICANPNFHGHNFELIVTVKGKINPDTGFVVDMKLLGNLMKTAVIDKVDHRNLNLDVDFMQGIIPSCENFIVEIWNILEKGLIELAPNTKLHYLKLIETPKNFVEYYGE, from the coding sequence ATGGTGTACGTAACACGTAAAGAACATTTTAACGCTGCTCACCGGGTCTATAACCCGAGTTGGTCGGATGAAAAAAATACGGAAGTATTCGGGATTTGTGCCAACCCTAACTTTCATGGGCACAATTTTGAACTGATAGTAACCGTCAAAGGAAAAATCAACCCCGATACTGGCTTTGTGGTAGACATGAAATTGCTGGGCAATCTGATGAAAACCGCCGTTATTGATAAAGTAGATCACCGAAATCTCAACCTTGACGTTGATTTTATGCAAGGAATCATTCCAAGTTGTGAAAACTTCATCGTGGAAATTTGGAACATTTTGGAAAAAGGTTTGATCGAGCTCGCCCCAAATACTAAACTGCATTATCTTAAATTGATTGAAACTCCCAAAAATTTTGTGGAGTATTACGGAGAATAA
- the lpxB gene encoding lipid-A-disaccharide synthase has product MKYYLIAGERSGDLHGSNLIKAIKQHDPEAEFRAWGGDMMQAAGATLVRHYSEMAFMGFWEVAKNLGTISGFLKACKADLLSYQPDVLILIDYAGFNMRMARFAHENGFQTFYYISPKVWAWNQNRALKLKRDVDKLFVIFPFEKAFFKRFDYEVDYVGNPLFDAIADFTPNPNFLVENNLNPQKPVIALLPGSRRQEVEQMLTLMTSTKPQFPEYQYVIAGVSNLPNELYEPFEKEGIKRVTDHAYNLLSVATAALVTSGTATLETALFEVPQVVCYKTGSLSYLIAKNLIRVPYISLVNLVAEKEAVKELIQNDLTSQHLTEELRAVLPNGTRREAQLQDYRHVKALLGEKGASKKTGELMVKYLKEAKK; this is encoded by the coding sequence ATGAAATACTATCTCATTGCAGGCGAGCGCTCGGGCGACTTACACGGGAGTAATCTTATCAAAGCCATCAAACAACACGACCCCGAAGCCGAGTTTCGGGCTTGGGGCGGTGATATGATGCAGGCCGCTGGCGCAACGCTGGTGAGGCACTACTCCGAAATGGCGTTTATGGGTTTTTGGGAAGTTGCCAAGAACTTAGGGACCATTTCAGGATTTTTGAAAGCATGCAAAGCCGACCTCCTCTCCTACCAACCCGACGTGCTGATATTAATTGATTATGCAGGTTTCAACATGCGGATGGCGCGTTTTGCCCATGAAAATGGCTTCCAGACGTTCTACTACATTTCCCCCAAAGTATGGGCGTGGAACCAAAACCGCGCCTTGAAACTCAAACGAGATGTTGACAAACTGTTTGTCATCTTTCCGTTTGAGAAAGCCTTCTTCAAACGCTTTGACTACGAGGTAGACTATGTCGGCAATCCACTATTTGATGCCATTGCCGATTTTACCCCTAATCCGAATTTCTTGGTCGAAAATAACCTCAACCCTCAAAAACCCGTCATTGCGTTATTGCCCGGTAGCCGTCGGCAGGAAGTGGAGCAAATGCTAACGCTCATGACTTCTACCAAGCCTCAGTTTCCTGAGTATCAATACGTGATTGCTGGCGTCAGCAATTTACCGAATGAACTTTATGAACCCTTCGAAAAAGAAGGCATTAAACGCGTAACGGACCACGCTTACAATTTGCTTTCGGTGGCCACGGCGGCGCTGGTCACTTCGGGCACGGCTACGCTCGAAACCGCTCTTTTTGAAGTTCCGCAGGTAGTTTGCTACAAAACGGGGTCGCTCAGTTATTTGATTGCCAAGAATTTGATTCGTGTCCCCTACATTTCATTGGTCAATCTCGTGGCCGAAAAAGAAGCCGTAAAAGAACTGATTCAGAACGATCTGACGTCCCAACATCTGACGGAAGAACTGCGGGCGGTATTGCCCAACGGCACGCGCCGCGAAGCCCAACTTCAGGATTATCGACACGTAAAAGCACTTTTGGGAGAAAAAGGCGCTTCCAAAAAAACGGGTGAATTGATGGTGAAGTATTTAAAAGAAGCAAAAAAATAA
- a CDS encoding DinB family protein, with protein sequence MTSSLSPLEIYEHLERVVKGYQEALDRYSDEQFTHKSAEDVWSLGQMYEHLVLTSNFFFLANTLRCLEQRKGQWGGEKNKYGDNIFKYNSFPPVKIKIPEAVRGPEPVAKTRAAYGPLLEKVLLDAQKLIEVVGQDAGEYKCIHPIFGWLNAREWYHNMEMHFKHHLRQQAELEGILKG encoded by the coding sequence ATGACCTCCTCACTTTCGCCCCTTGAAATTTACGAACATTTAGAAAGGGTAGTTAAAGGCTATCAGGAAGCCCTTGACCGCTATTCTGACGAACAATTTACCCATAAATCGGCCGAAGATGTCTGGTCGTTGGGGCAGATGTACGAGCATTTAGTGCTTACCTCTAATTTTTTCTTTTTGGCCAATACCCTGAGGTGCCTGGAGCAGCGCAAAGGTCAATGGGGCGGAGAGAAAAACAAATACGGAGATAATATCTTTAAATACAACAGTTTTCCGCCCGTTAAAATCAAAATTCCTGAGGCGGTGAGAGGTCCCGAACCAGTGGCAAAAACGCGTGCTGCCTATGGACCGTTGTTGGAAAAAGTGCTACTCGATGCTCAAAAGTTAATTGAAGTCGTTGGACAGGATGCGGGAGAATATAAATGTATCCACCCTATTTTTGGATGGCTCAACGCCCGCGAGTGGTATCATAACATGGAGATGCATTTTAAGCATCACCTGCGGCAACAGGCCGAATTGGAGGGAATCTTGAAAGGGTAG
- a CDS encoding APC family permease translates to MQSVDPQPKNNQLLKILGVGFGIAVTIGGTIGTGILRKPGPIANALGDPWLIMGVWVLVSIYALLGVLCTIELGVTFPKAGAWYVYAKRAFGGYAGFVVGFNSWLGTSSATAFGAFTMSEYIALLLPQTAGYESFMAVGILLALGLLHWIGLRTASRAQEIMSVAKAVGLFAFVVICFVYGDAVTPTQVVETTADAVQKGSMIGAIIFALQAIFYTYDGWHTAAYFAEEDADPSRNLPKSMLGGLALIVAIYLLVNAAILYILPMPVLQQSKLAAADAITLIFGEQSGKIVTFFLMISILGIVNAQVMFNPRVLYSMGRDGLFISQATRVNAGGTPSIAMPLSVAMAVLFIVSGKEASGKLSDIATFFFVIGYTSGFASLLYLRKTEPDIPRPWKVPGYPLIPWIVLIASLAFLIGAGFQDPGSSVYALGFLVLSYPLYLGVKWWNKG, encoded by the coding sequence ATGCAATCTGTTGACCCACAACCTAAAAACAATCAATTACTTAAAATCCTCGGCGTAGGTTTCGGCATCGCCGTCACCATCGGTGGCACCATCGGCACGGGTATTTTGCGCAAACCTGGCCCCATCGCCAATGCCCTCGGCGATCCGTGGCTTATTATGGGTGTATGGGTACTGGTGAGTATCTACGCACTACTTGGGGTACTGTGTACCATTGAGTTAGGAGTTACTTTCCCCAAAGCAGGCGCTTGGTACGTTTATGCCAAACGGGCCTTTGGCGGCTATGCGGGTTTTGTCGTAGGCTTCAACAGTTGGCTGGGCACGTCTTCCGCTACGGCCTTCGGGGCCTTTACCATGAGCGAATACATCGCGCTGCTTTTGCCCCAAACGGCTGGCTATGAATCTTTCATGGCGGTGGGTATTTTGTTGGCCCTTGGGTTGCTCCATTGGATTGGCCTACGCACTGCCAGCCGCGCCCAAGAAATTATGAGCGTGGCCAAAGCGGTGGGCCTTTTTGCATTTGTCGTGATTTGTTTTGTGTACGGCGACGCCGTTACGCCCACGCAAGTAGTAGAAACGACCGCAGATGCGGTGCAAAAAGGTTCCATGATTGGGGCCATTATCTTTGCATTACAGGCCATTTTTTATACCTACGACGGCTGGCACACCGCCGCCTATTTTGCCGAAGAAGATGCTGACCCGTCCCGCAACCTTCCCAAGTCCATGCTCGGCGGACTAGCGCTTATTGTAGCCATTTATTTGCTGGTCAACGCCGCCATTCTGTACATTTTGCCCATGCCCGTACTGCAACAATCCAAACTTGCCGCCGCTGATGCCATTACGTTGATTTTCGGCGAGCAATCGGGCAAAATTGTAACGTTCTTTCTGATGATTTCAATTCTAGGGATTGTCAACGCGCAGGTGATGTTTAACCCCCGCGTGCTCTATTCAATGGGCCGCGATGGGTTGTTTATTTCGCAAGCCACCCGCGTCAATGCGGGCGGCACGCCCAGCATTGCTATGCCGTTGTCGGTTGCGATGGCAGTTTTGTTTATCGTCAGTGGAAAGGAAGCCAGCGGTAAACTCTCCGACATCGCTACGTTTTTCTTCGTCATTGGCTATACTTCGGGCTTTGCGTCGTTGTTGTACCTCCGCAAAACTGAACCCGACATTCCACGCCCTTGGAAAGTGCCCGGCTATCCCCTCATTCCGTGGATTGTATTAATTGCCTCGTTGGCATTTTTGATTGGCGCGGGTTTTCAAGACCCCGGCAGTAGCGTCTATGCACTCGGCTTTCTAGTACTAAGTTATCCGCTGTATTTGGGGGTGAAATGGTGGAATAAGGGTTAG
- a CDS encoding thioredoxin family protein, with translation MKLTTFNFFLLLCFSAAFTITVKAQEKPKLYNPEADAQADVQSAVKKAQAEGKHVFLQIGGNWCSWCLKFNKLSTTDVQIDSLFKASYIVTHVNYSKENMNLAFLEKLHYPQRFGFPVFVILNDKGERIHTQNSAYLEKGDGYDKAKIMEFLGAWNKNALDPKQYKRAGN, from the coding sequence ATGAAATTAACCACGTTTAATTTTTTTTTATTGCTCTGTTTTTCTGCCGCTTTTACAATAACAGTAAAGGCGCAGGAGAAACCAAAATTGTATAACCCCGAAGCTGACGCACAGGCTGATGTACAATCGGCAGTTAAAAAAGCGCAGGCCGAAGGCAAGCACGTTTTCCTGCAAATTGGCGGAAATTGGTGCTCATGGTGCTTGAAATTCAATAAGCTCAGCACCACCGACGTGCAAATTGACTCTTTGTTTAAAGCATCGTACATAGTAACCCATGTCAATTACAGCAAAGAGAATATGAACTTAGCGTTTCTCGAAAAGCTCCACTATCCGCAGCGTTTTGGTTTCCCAGTGTTTGTTATTCTCAACGATAAAGGCGAAAGGATTCATACTCAAAACTCTGCCTATCTCGAAAAAGGAGATGGTTACGATAAAGCTAAAATCATGGAATTTTTGGGTGCATGGAATAAAAATGCATTGGATCCTAAGCAGTACAAAAGAGCTGGAAATTGA
- a CDS encoding family 20 glycosylhydrolase: MIRYILPTLLLISSALWAQLTAPPLKISWEIIENNHQGKSASLTAFTITNTGKKPLPKNGWTMYFNFVRKVDTTLSTDLKVRHINGDLFQLVPTASFQGLKPGASVQVNFISEAWVVNFTDGPAGLYWVWDQQPEKGYSLTDYTIKPSTQPRQYQRFAGDKFGLITPATTFAQNKSIQDIPEKEIPKILPTPQHYRETGTSLVITPETKLFAPADFKEEASFLAGQLSAMLGKSVTSTTQKAEAAIVFRVDSSLAKEAYRLIVNEKGAEIAAADRAGAFYGMQSLMALLPPTSWGKTQANLTVVGAEVNDQPRFGHRAIMLDIARNFHSKKQLLKLLDLMGFYKLNVLHLHFSDDEGWRLEMPSLPELTQVGAMRGHSNTPLKNLQPAYGSGPDLTANAGTGYYSRLEFVDILRYATARHIKVIPEIEAPGHARAAIKAMEARYVSKLAEGRKVEAEKYLLHDPADRSVYRSVQMYNDNVINVALPSAYRFLETVTDDILAMYREAGAPLETIHYGGDEVPTGVWTNSPAVEKLRQQNPELKTTDDLWYYFYGKINDLVQKRGLFLYGWEEIAMRKTMLDGKPHIIPNPDFVGQDMQVDVWNNVLGWGAEDLAYRLANAGYKVVLSCVTHLYFDMSYYKSFDEPGYYWGAYTDVDKPFSFIPYDYFKNSKEDRLGNPLDRSIFNGKERLTDYGKQNIVGIQGLLWSETVNSPERVDYMMLPKLMGMAERAWAQSPTWAETNDEKAYQKAWSVFANQLGKRELPRLDAFAGGFAYRVPTAGALVEGNQVQANVQLPGLTIRYTTDGTEPTVNSAVYSQPISVSKGMKFRVFNSAGRGGRTVVVNP; encoded by the coding sequence GGTAAAAAACCGCTTCCTAAAAACGGCTGGACGATGTATTTCAATTTTGTACGCAAAGTGGATACGACGCTATCTACCGACTTGAAAGTGCGGCACATCAACGGAGATTTGTTTCAATTGGTGCCCACCGCCAGTTTTCAGGGACTTAAACCGGGTGCTTCGGTGCAGGTCAATTTTATCTCGGAAGCATGGGTGGTCAATTTTACTGATGGCCCAGCGGGCCTGTATTGGGTGTGGGACCAACAACCCGAAAAAGGCTATTCGCTGACGGATTATACCATCAAACCTTCTACCCAACCGCGTCAATACCAACGTTTTGCGGGAGATAAATTTGGTCTCATTACGCCCGCTACGACCTTTGCCCAAAATAAATCCATTCAGGATATTCCCGAAAAAGAAATCCCTAAAATACTCCCAACTCCCCAACACTACCGCGAAACGGGAACTTCCTTGGTAATTACGCCCGAAACTAAGCTGTTTGCTCCCGCTGATTTCAAAGAAGAGGCCTCTTTTCTGGCTGGACAGTTGAGCGCAATGCTTGGGAAATCCGTGACTTCAACGACACAAAAGGCGGAAGCCGCCATTGTTTTTCGGGTAGATAGCAGCCTCGCAAAAGAAGCATATCGGTTGATTGTCAATGAAAAAGGGGCTGAGATTGCCGCTGCCGACCGGGCGGGGGCTTTTTACGGGATGCAGTCATTAATGGCCTTGCTACCTCCCACTTCGTGGGGAAAAACGCAGGCGAACTTAACCGTAGTAGGTGCTGAAGTAAACGACCAACCGCGTTTTGGGCATCGGGCTATTATGTTGGATATTGCCCGTAATTTTCATTCTAAAAAGCAGCTTTTAAAACTCCTCGACCTGATGGGTTTTTATAAACTCAACGTGCTGCATCTGCATTTTTCGGACGATGAAGGCTGGCGTTTGGAAATGCCTTCTCTGCCCGAATTGACGCAGGTAGGGGCTATGCGCGGGCACTCCAACACCCCGCTAAAAAACCTTCAACCTGCCTATGGCTCGGGTCCTGACCTAACCGCCAACGCGGGCACTGGCTACTACAGTAGATTGGAATTTGTGGATATTTTACGCTACGCTACGGCGCGTCATATCAAAGTTATTCCTGAAATAGAAGCACCAGGCCACGCCCGGGCGGCCATCAAGGCGATGGAAGCGCGGTACGTGAGCAAGCTTGCGGAAGGCCGCAAAGTAGAAGCTGAAAAATACCTCTTGCACGACCCCGCCGACCGCTCGGTGTACCGCTCAGTACAGATGTACAACGACAATGTCATCAACGTGGCGTTGCCTTCGGCCTATCGTTTTTTGGAAACCGTTACCGATGATATTTTGGCGATGTATCGCGAAGCAGGCGCGCCGCTCGAAACCATTCACTACGGTGGTGACGAAGTCCCGACGGGCGTTTGGACTAACTCTCCGGCGGTCGAAAAGCTCCGCCAACAAAATCCAGAACTGAAAACCACCGACGACCTTTGGTATTATTTCTACGGAAAAATCAACGATTTGGTCCAGAAACGAGGCTTGTTTTTGTATGGTTGGGAAGAAATTGCGATGCGAAAAACCATGCTTGATGGCAAACCTCACATTATTCCCAATCCTGATTTTGTGGGTCAAGATATGCAGGTAGATGTGTGGAACAACGTACTGGGCTGGGGCGCTGAAGACTTGGCGTATCGACTTGCCAATGCAGGCTACAAAGTGGTGCTGTCGTGCGTGACGCATTTGTATTTCGACATGTCGTACTACAAATCTTTTGACGAGCCGGGTTACTATTGGGGCGCGTATACCGACGTTGACAAACCGTTTTCGTTTATTCCTTACGATTATTTCAAAAACTCCAAAGAAGACCGTCTGGGCAATCCCCTCGACCGTTCTATTTTCAACGGAAAAGAGCGACTTACTGATTATGGAAAGCAAAATATTGTGGGTATTCAGGGACTTCTTTGGAGTGAAACGGTTAATTCGCCCGAACGAGTGGATTACATGATGTTGCCAAAACTCATGGGAATGGCCGAACGGGCGTGGGCGCAGTCGCCCACTTGGGCGGAAACAAATGATGAAAAAGCCTACCAAAAAGCGTGGTCGGTGTTTGCCAACCAATTAGGTAAACGTGAGCTGCCGCGTTTGGATGCCTTTGCAGGAGGGTTTGCCTATCGTGTGCCAACGGCGGGCGCTTTAGTGGAAGGAAACCAAGTGCAGGCCAACGTTCAATTGCCTGGATTGACCATCCGATACACCACCGATGGCACAGAGCCTACGGTCAACAGCGCGGTGTATTCGCAGCCTATTTCGGTCAGTAAAGGCATGAAATTTAGGGTGTTCAACAGTGCTGGTCGGGGTGGTAGAACGGTTGTAGTAAATCCATAA